The nucleotide sequence CCTCTCCCCCGCCCCGGAGGACACGATCGGCCGCGTGTTCGCACGCGCGGTCGCCCGCTCCCCGCAGGCCGTCGCCCTGCGCTTCGAGGATCGCGACTGGACCTACGCCCAGCTCCGGGACGGAGCGCACCGCGTGGCCCGCCGCCTCCAGGACACCGGCCTGCCGGCCGGCACCCGGGTGGCCGCCTACGCCACCAACTCGGACGCCTACGCGCTGCTCTTCCTGGCCTGCGTCACGGCCGGCTACGTGCACGTGCCCGTGAACTTCGCGCTCAAGGGCGGCGAGCTCGCGCACGCCCTCGAGGACTCCGGCGCGGAGCTGCTCGTGGCCGACGCCGGCATGCTCGAGCGCGTCGACCAGGTCCGGGCCGAGGGCCGCGCGTCGGCTCTGCGGCACGTGTGGACCATGCTCCCCGCCGGCCACGCCGAGCCCTCCGTGCTTCAGACCGCCCAGGACGAGACGCTGGACGCCGCCGCCCCGGAGGCGGAGGTGTCGGCCACCGACCTGGCCCAGCTGCTCTACACCTCCGGCACCACCTCCACCCCCAAGGGCGCCATGATGTCCCACCGGGCGCTCGTGGCGGAGTACCTCTCCTCGATCATCGCGCTGGACTTCACGGCCGAGGACCGCCCCCTGGTGGCCATGCCGCTGTACCACTCGGCCGCGATGCACGTGTTCCTGCTCCCCTACCTGAGCCTCGGGGCCACGGTGCGCCTGCTGGCCGCCCCGGACATCCCCCGGATGCTCGAGCTCGTGGAGACCGAGCACATCGGCTCCCTGTTCCTGGCGCCTACCGTCTGGGTGCCGCTGGCGAACCACCCGGGCCTGGCCACGCGCGACCTCTCCTCGCTGCGCAAAGCCCAGTACGGGGCCTCGATCATGCCGGTGACCGTGCTGCAGCGCCTGCGCCAGAGCCAGCCGGGCATCGGCTTCTACAACTGCTTCGGCCAGTCCGAGCTGGGCCCGCTGTGCACCGTGCTGCGCCCCGAGGAGCACGACGCGCGGCCGGCCTCATGCGGCCGCCCCGTGTTCCACGTGGAGGCGCGGGTGATGACGGCCGACGGCGCCCCCGCCGCGCCCGGCGAGCCCGGCGAGATCCAGTACCGCTCGCCGCAGCTGCTCTCCGGCTACTGGAACCGTCCCGATGCCACCGCGGACGCCTTCACCGACGACGGCTGGTTCCGCTCCGGCGACCAGGTCACCCAGGACGCGGCCGGCTACATCCAGGTGGTGGACCGCATCAAGGACGTCATCAACACGGGCGGCGTGCTGGTCGCCCCGCGCGAGGTCGAGGACGCGATCTACGAGCTCGACGAGGTGGCCGAGGTCGCCGTCATCGGCCTGCCGGACGAGCGCTGGATCGAGGCGGTGACCGCCGTCGTCGTGCTCAAGGAGGGCGCCGAGCTGACCGCGGAGACCGTGCGCACCCACGTGAAGGAGCGCCTGGCGGGCTTCAAGGTGCCCAAGCGCGTGGACTTCGTGGCGGAGCTGCCGCGGAACCAGTCGGGCAAGCTCCTCAAGCGCGCGCTGCGCGCCGAGCGCACGCAGGAGGCCCGGTGACGCGCAGGCAGAAGCCGACGTACGACGTCGTCACGCCCCTGGACGTCGACTACCTGGACGCGTTCGGGGAGGCCACGGACGAGGACCGCACTCACTGGGACCGCGCCCGTGCCTACGGCCGGGAGGTGCTCGAGCGGATCGACGGGCACTGGGACCGGGCGGAGTACCCGTTGGACCTGGTGGCGCGGGCGGGTGAGCTGGACCTGCTCACGGACGGGCTGGAGGTGCCGGGGCACGCGGTGATGTCCCCGTTGGCGGCTGGCCTGGTGGCGATGGAGATCTCCCGGGCGGACGGGTCGATGGCGGCCGCGGCGGCGGTGCAGGGCGGGCTCGTGCTGCGCGCCCTGGTGCACTGCGCCGGCCCGGAGCAGAAGGAGCGGTACCTCGCGCCGGTGGCGCGCGGCACGCTGCCGGGCGGGTTCGCGCTCACGGAGCCGCTGCACGGCTCGGACTCGGTGTCCCTCGAGACGTCCGCGCGGCCCGACGGCGCCGGCGGCTGGGTGCTGAACGGCGCCAAGAAGTGGATCGGCAACGGGGCCGCCGGAGGCATCACGATCGTGTGGGCGCGCGACACCGAGGACGGGCAGGTCAAGGGGTTCGTGGTGGAGCAGTCCACGCCCGGATACGAGGCCGAGGTGATCACGGGCAAGGGCGCGCTGCGGGCGATCCACCAGGCCGAGATCACGCTGACCGACGTGCGGGTGGGCGACGACGCGCGGCTGCCGGGCGTGGCGACGTTCAAAGACGCCGCGCGCGTGCTGGTGGCCACCCGCGTGAACGTGGGCTGGTCCGCGCTGGGCCACGCCACGGCGATGTTCGAGGCCGCGCTGGCGTACGCCCGGCAGCGCGAGCAGTTCGGCAAGCCGCTGGGAGCGCACCAGATGGTGCAGGAGCGGCTCGCGCAGATGCTGGACGAGGTGACCGCGATGCAGACCCGTTGCGTGGCCGTGGCCCGTCTGCAGGCGGCCGGGCGGCTGCGTGACGAGCAGGCCTCCCTGCTGAAGTACGCCTGCACCCGGGGCGCGCGGCGGGTCGCGCAGATCGCCCGGGACATGCTCGGCGGCAACGGCATCCTCCTGGAGCACCGGGTGATGCGGCACTTCGCCGACGTCGAGGCGCTGCACACCTACGAGGGCACCGAGTCCGTGCAGGCGTTGATCCTCGGCCGGGACCTGACGGGGTACAGCGCGTTCGCGTGAGCCCCGGCCGGCCGCTCTCGTGCCCGGCACCCGCCCCCACCTTCCGACCCCAGGAGCTGACATGACCACCGCACCCACCCCTTCTTCCTCCGACGACGCCCCCGCCGTCCTCGTCGAGACGCGGCCCGGCGTCGTGCGGCTGACGCTGAACCGGCCGGCGAAGGGCAACGCGCTCGGACTGACGATGGCGCGCGAGGTGCTCGCGGCGATCGCCGCGGCCGAGGCGGACGAGTCCGTGCACGTGCTCACGCTGACCGGCGCGGGGCGGATCTTCTGCGGCGGCGGGGACGTCCAGGCCATGGCCGCCGCGCCCGCCGGGCCGGAGCGGCGCGCGATGATCCAGGAGCTCGGCGAGGCGGCGGGCGAGGTCGCGGTGGCGCTGACGGGCTCTCGCCTGCTGGTGCTGGCCGGCGTCAACGGGACGGCCGCCGGGGCGGGGCTCGGGCTCATGCTGGGCGGCGACGTCGTGCTGGTGCGCGAGGATGCGCAGCTGGTGACGGCGTTCTCCGCGCTCGGGATGACCCCGGACACGGGCGTGTCCTATTGGCTGCCGCGGGCGCTCGGGCCGGTGCGCGCGACGCAGCTGCTGCTCGGCGGGCGGCGCCTGAACGGGGCCGAGGCCGTCGCGTGGGGCCTGGCGACCGAGGCGGTGGCCGGGGACGCGTTCGCGGCGCGTCTGGCGGCGCTCGAGGACGAGCTGGTGGCCGGTCCGGCACACACCTACGGGCCGACCAAGGCGCTGGCGCGCGGGGCCGACGTCGAGGCGCTGCGCGCGCATGTGCGGCAGGAGGCGGCGTCGATCGCGGCGGCGTCCGAGCACCCGGAGGCTGTGCGGCGGGTGGAGGCGTTCGCGGGCCGGTGAGGGGCGGGCCGCGGCCCAGGCCGCCAGTGGCCAGGCCGGCGGCGCGCCTCCACCGGGCCGACCCCGGTCAGGCGCGCGAGGGCGTGGAGGTCACTTGAACATCTTCAGGACGTCGCCCAGGCCGACCGTGGTGCGCCGGTAGACGGCGTTGTAGGCGGCGCGCTTCGGATCTCGCAGCCAGCCCATCCCCTTGCGGCCGTAGCCGGGGATGACCTTGCGCTTGATCGCACGCTTGGCGCGGCCCGTGGTGCGGGCCTTGATGGACTTCTTCAGGCTGGGCTTGCGGAGACCAATCTTCATGGGGCGAGCGTACTGGGTGGGGTGGACGGGGTGAGGGGGTCAGCGGACACCGGATCCGCAGCACCTGGCCGGGGTGGAGGACTGTGCTCAGCGTGGGCCCGTTCAGGCTGAGCAGCTGAGCGAGCGGCACGCCGGTGGCGCGGGAGATCGCGGACCAGCCGCCCGGGACGGCGTAGGCCACCGCGATCCCGCTCAGCGTCTGCCCCGCCTGGACGGTCACGGTCCGGGCGCCGGTGGCGCGGTCCGCCGCGAGGCGCACCAGCTGCGCGTCGACGCTCAGGCCCTGGGCGCGGGGGTGGATCCGGTCCGCGCGGAAGTCGGTGACGTACCGCGAGGCCGCCTCCCAGTCCGTCACCGCCACCCGGCCCGGGTAGCGGGCAGCGAGGTCGCGCATGGCCTGCTCAGTGAAGGCCCTCCAGGCGACCGGCCCGGACGCGGTGACCAGCACGAGCTCCCGATCCGGGCCGACCAGGTCCATGGCCTGGCGGGCCTGGGCGGCGGCCGTGCCGCCGGTGTTCACGCCCAGACCGAGCACGACGATGTCCCTCAGCCGGCCGGCGGCCTTGAGCTGCCCGAGGCGGGTGAGGCCCTCGGCGAAGGTGCGGTCCTCCTTAGCGTCCACGGTGATCCCCGGCATCTCCAGGTTCATCAGCGAGGTGGATCCCAGTGCGCTCGAGTCCCCGACGACGGTCACGCGTGGCCCCTGCGCCGAGACCGGCATGGGGCCGGAGTAGGTGGTCCCGGTCCGTGCGGTGGCCGCCGTGTGGATGGAGGAGGCCGGAACCACGATCGCCTGCCCCGCGGCGGAGGGGCATCGTGGACGTGGCACCGTTGGCGGCCAGCAGGCCGGCGAGCGTCACGCCCAGGCGCGGGGCCTGGAACGCCCACGTGTCCCCTGCCTCGGCCAGATAGGTGCCGGTGCGCAGGCCGTGGAGGCGGTCACCACCGTAGACGTGGGCTCGGGGGTCGTGACGGCGGCGGCCGGCGTGGCCGTCAGGCGCCGGCGAGGAGCGAGGCCAGCGCGCGGACGGCGAGGAGACGGACAGGGCGGCGAACGGTCATGGTCGTGTTCTCGCTGACGAGGCCGCGATCCGACGCGAGTGTAGGGCGGGCTCACGATCGCGCGGCCGCCACCGCCTGGGGCCATCCGCCGAACCGGGTGGCCACGGTGATGTAGCTGGGCGCTCCATTGGCGGCCTGCCAGGACGTGTAGAGCGTGCTGGAACTCGACCCGGTCTCAGTCAGGAAACGCCGCATCCACTCGGTGAGCTGCTCGTCGCTGTACCCGGTGTTCTTCCTGGCGTTGGGCAGTCCCCCGGCGGCGGCCACCAGGTCGCCCCACTGCAGACCCGCGCGGCGCTGCAGGGTGGTCGCGCTGGGGCACCGGTGCTCCTTGGCCCACGCCGAGTACCGTCCCGACGACAGCGTCGGCCCGAGGTCTTCGATGGCCCGCCGCACGACATCGATTGCCGACGCGGCGTCGTCGCCCTCGTCGGTCTTGGCCTTCCACTGCCGCCGCTCGAAGACCCCACCGGTCACCCCAGGGATGAGCTCCCGGGTGGCGGCCATGCGCAGAGCCGTGTGGCGGAGGTTCTCGAAGGACACGTCCAGACGGTTGCGGATCAACGCATCCGACGGCATGCCCTCCCGCTCTTGAAGCCACGCCACGAACTCGAGATGGGTGACGGGGCCGTCCGGTGCCGAGAATGCCTCCACGGCCGCAGCCCACAGATCGTCGGTCGTGTATCTGGACTCCCGTGGCACCGGTTCCGCCTGACGGATTCCAGCGGCGGCGAGTGCTGCGTTCCACCGACCGAACCGGATGGCGACGGTCTGGTGCCCGGGGACTCCCCGAGTCCTGGCCCACGCCGTATAGCCGGCCGCCGTCGTCTGCCCGGTCTCGGCGTGGAATTGCCGCAGGAGGTCGAGCAGTTCCTCCTCCGTGGCTCGCATCGCCGTGGTCCGGCGCCGCGGGTTGGCGCGGTGCAGGTCCGCGCGCTTGCCGAGCAGCTCAGCAACCTGTTCCTCAGCGACACCGAATTTACGGGCGGCCACCTCCAGACCCACCCCGCGGTTCGACTCAGACCACGCTCGCAGGCCGGCCCGGAGCAAGCTGCGCTCCTCCTGCGCGACAATCCTCCGGTACTCCTTCAGCTCCGGGACCGTAACCTCGGACTTCCCGTTGATGATCTGCCGGACCGCCTCGCGGGTGACACCCCATTTCTTCCCGATTGCGTCCAGCGTGGCGCCGCGGGCATAGTCCACGACCATGCTGGTGGTCCGGTCCACCGGAGCGACGTCGCTCCGTCTCACCAGCCCCTCGATCAGACGGCGGCGTGCGGTCGGGAGGGTCACAGCGCGAACCTCTCGAGGGCGCGTTCCACGAGACGGGCCGTCCGCGCCTCGATGTCAGCCGAGGTCCACGTCTCCTTCTCGGCGAGCTCGGCGTTCAGCGCGAGTCCGTTCCGGTATCCGATGGCCCGCCCTTGCTGGTCGGTACGGTCTCGCTTCCGCTGGAAGGACTGGTTGCCGAGGGTGGAGTTGAAGCCGGTGATGGTGAGGTTGCCGAGCGTGTGCACGAACCGGCTCTGGGCCTCCGCCGCCGCCTCCGGTCCGCCCAGCGCGTCCACCCATTCCTGCGGGAGGTTCTCCCCCTGGGGGAGGATGTGCTCAATCGTCCAGACGAACGTCTTGCCGGACTGCGCCCACAGGTCCACCCGGGTCTCCTTGGTCATCGCGTCTTCGGCCAGCGCGGCCAGCAGGAAGCGGGTCACATCACGGTTCTCCTCGTACACGGGGCCCTCGAGCCGCTCACGGAAGGTCGCATCGCTGGCCGAGGCGGCCACGAGTGACCCGCGCACGATGGAGGGCAGCTGATCGGGCTCGCTGCCGGCCACCTCGTCGATCACGTCCATGAACAGGCGCGGCAGCGCGTAGGTCGCCGGGAAGCCGGTCAGGTTGCGTCGCACGAAGAAGCTGACCAGCAGGCGGGCGACGGCGGCCAGATCCTCTTCACTCCAGCCCGCCTTCTCCTGGCGCACCATCAGCCACATCATCAGCACGTAGGAGGGAGCAGCCTGGGCACGGCGCAGGGCGGCCAGCTCCCGGTCGAGGCTGGTCGGCGCCTCCACGTCCCCGACGCCCGCGATGCGCCCGTACACCTGGGCGGCACGCTCCAAGGAGCGCACAGTCCCCTCGAGGTCCTGGTCCAGGAGGGACTCGTAGATGCGGATGAGGTTCTTCTTGGTGGCGACGGGCGCCAGCTTGACCGGGGGCAGGTCACCGCGGAAGGCGTTGTAGAAGTGGCGGAGGAACCGTTCATGAGTGGCATAGGAGTCCCCGAGATGGGCGAGGGTTTCGTTCCACAGCTCGAAGGCCTCCTCGACCTCCATCCCTGCCTTCTGCTCCGCCCCCGCCAGGAAGCTGTTCTTGATCAGGTCCACCGGGGTCAAGGGGACACCGCGGTTGTTGAGCGACTCGAAGAGCACGAACGCGTCGGCCGCGCTGGAAACCTCGATGTTCACGATCAGCGCGCGCCGGGCGGCGGCCAGGACGGAAAGCGCCGTCGCGCTCACCGGCTCCCCGCGTTCCTCGGCGAGCTCGGTGATGGCTGCGCGGAAGAACCAGAACGCCTTGGCCACTTTCCGGGAGGGGTAATACGCCTTCTTCTCGGACTTCACCGGCAGGCCGGCATCCTCGAGCATCGCGTGGTAGTCGGCGCGGTTGGCGCCCTGGACCTGAGGGGTCAGTCGGGGCGCCTTCTCCTCGTCCCGGACGAGCTCACGGCGCAGCGTCATCACCTCGAAGTGAGCGTCCTCGTCCAAGTCCTCGGCGTCCTTCAGGTGCGAGTGGACGGCCGCCAGCAGGATGGTCAGGGTGGTCAGGCGCTGCTGGCCG is from Micrococcus luteus NCTC 2665 and encodes:
- a CDS encoding DUF262 domain-containing protein, which produces MINSAKARHVHELFSSHMKAHYVVPPYQREYSWHRAQWESLFADLVESDHEHFLGTIITLSRTKDSLSGPVLEVIDGQQRLTTLTILLAAVHSHLKDAEDLDEDAHFEVMTLRRELVRDEEKAPRLTPQVQGANRADYHAMLEDAGLPVKSEKKAYYPSRKVAKAFWFFRAAITELAEERGEPVSATALSVLAAARRALIVNIEVSSAADAFVLFESLNNRGVPLTPVDLIKNSFLAGAEQKAGMEVEEAFELWNETLAHLGDSYATHERFLRHFYNAFRGDLPPVKLAPVATKKNLIRIYESLLDQDLEGTVRSLERAAQVYGRIAGVGDVEAPTSLDRELAALRRAQAAPSYVLMMWLMVRQEKAGWSEEDLAAVARLLVSFFVRRNLTGFPATYALPRLFMDVIDEVAGSEPDQLPSIVRGSLVAASASDATFRERLEGPVYEENRDVTRFLLAALAEDAMTKETRVDLWAQSGKTFVWTIEHILPQGENLPQEWVDALGGPEAAAEAQSRFVHTLGNLTITGFNSTLGNQSFQRKRDRTDQQGRAIGYRNGLALNAELAEKETWTSADIEARTARLVERALERFAL
- a CDS encoding fatty acyl-CoA synthetase, translated to MPDQITHPTDAAAHLSPAPEDTIGRVFARAVARSPQAVALRFEDRDWTYAQLRDGAHRVARRLQDTGLPAGTRVAAYATNSDAYALLFLACVTAGYVHVPVNFALKGGELAHALEDSGAELLVADAGMLERVDQVRAEGRASALRHVWTMLPAGHAEPSVLQTAQDETLDAAAPEAEVSATDLAQLLYTSGTTSTPKGAMMSHRALVAEYLSSIIALDFTAEDRPLVAMPLYHSAAMHVFLLPYLSLGATVRLLAAPDIPRMLELVETEHIGSLFLAPTVWVPLANHPGLATRDLSSLRKAQYGASIMPVTVLQRLRQSQPGIGFYNCFGQSELGPLCTVLRPEEHDARPASCGRPVFHVEARVMTADGAPAAPGEPGEIQYRSPQLLSGYWNRPDATADAFTDDGWFRSGDQVTQDAAGYIQVVDRIKDVINTGGVLVAPREVEDAIYELDEVAEVAVIGLPDERWIEAVTAVVVLKEGAELTAETVRTHVKERLAGFKVPKRVDFVAELPRNQSGKLLKRALRAERTQEAR
- a CDS encoding enoyl-CoA hydratase/isomerase family protein is translated as MTTAPTPSSSDDAPAVLVETRPGVVRLTLNRPAKGNALGLTMAREVLAAIAAAEADESVHVLTLTGAGRIFCGGGDVQAMAAAPAGPERRAMIQELGEAAGEVAVALTGSRLLVLAGVNGTAAGAGLGLMLGGDVVLVREDAQLVTAFSALGMTPDTGVSYWLPRALGPVRATQLLLGGRRLNGAEAVAWGLATEAVAGDAFAARLAALEDELVAGPAHTYGPTKALARGADVEALRAHVRQEAASIAAASEHPEAVRRVEAFAGR
- a CDS encoding acyl-CoA dehydrogenase family protein; translation: MTRRQKPTYDVVTPLDVDYLDAFGEATDEDRTHWDRARAYGREVLERIDGHWDRAEYPLDLVARAGELDLLTDGLEVPGHAVMSPLAAGLVAMEISRADGSMAAAAAVQGGLVLRALVHCAGPEQKERYLAPVARGTLPGGFALTEPLHGSDSVSLETSARPDGAGGWVLNGAKKWIGNGAAGGITIVWARDTEDGQVKGFVVEQSTPGYEAEVITGKGALRAIHQAEITLTDVRVGDDARLPGVATFKDAARVLVATRVNVGWSALGHATAMFEAALAYARQREQFGKPLGAHQMVQERLAQMLDEVTAMQTRCVAVARLQAAGRLRDEQASLLKYACTRGARRVAQIARDMLGGNGILLEHRVMRHFADVEALHTYEGTESVQALILGRDLTGYSAFA
- a CDS encoding homing endonuclease associated repeat-containing protein: MTLPTARRRLIEGLVRRSDVAPVDRTTSMVVDYARGATLDAIGKKWGVTREAVRQIINGKSEVTVPELKEYRRIVAQEERSLLRAGLRAWSESNRGVGLEVAARKFGVAEEQVAELLGKRADLHRANPRRRTTAMRATEEELLDLLRQFHAETGQTTAAGYTAWARTRGVPGHQTVAIRFGRWNAALAAAGIRQAEPVPRESRYTTDDLWAAAVEAFSAPDGPVTHLEFVAWLQEREGMPSDALIRNRLDVSFENLRHTALRMAATRELIPGVTGGVFERRQWKAKTDEGDDAASAIDVVRRAIEDLGPTLSSGRYSAWAKEHRCPSATTLQRRAGLQWGDLVAAAGGLPNARKNTGYSDEQLTEWMRRFLTETGSSSSTLYTSWQAANGAPSYITVATRFGGWPQAVAAARS